One Sporomusaceae bacterium ACPt DNA window includes the following coding sequences:
- the recF_1 gene encoding DNA replication and repair protein RecF, with protein sequence MRVKKLTLRNFRNYVNLNINFTANINVFVGLNAQGKTNLLEALYFAAMGRSHRTNTDQELICWEQPAASVEVVFFRQDVENCLKVKLIAGQNKEILYNSHPLPVREIIGSLNAILFSPEDLLLIKGAPALRRRFLDNEISQASPAYYRQLLSYNRLLSQRNNLLKKIREGKAGSDLLVPWDEQIAVASANIVKKRKDSVKKLTMLANLHHRKITGSRENLTVAYYLNGANQDKIEDLSGWYYEQLNRLQQQDIMSGSTNIGPHRDDLIFSVNGKNLRNFGSQGQQRTGVLALKLAELEFIKSETGEYPILLLDDVMSELDAGRRSELLLFIRERVQTFITAADEQYFSEVKLGKFYRIMNGTVTE encoded by the coding sequence ATGAGAGTAAAAAAACTTACTTTACGTAATTTTCGTAATTATGTAAATTTAAATATTAATTTTACAGCAAATATTAATGTTTTTGTTGGCCTTAACGCCCAGGGAAAAACCAATCTACTGGAAGCCTTGTATTTTGCCGCTATGGGCCGGTCACATCGTACTAACACTGACCAGGAGTTAATTTGTTGGGAGCAACCGGCTGCAAGTGTTGAAGTAGTTTTTTTCCGGCAGGATGTGGAAAACTGTTTAAAGGTTAAACTTATAGCCGGCCAAAATAAGGAGATACTATACAATAGTCATCCTTTGCCGGTGCGCGAAATTATAGGGTCCCTAAACGCCATACTGTTTTCACCAGAAGATTTATTATTAATAAAAGGAGCGCCGGCTTTACGTCGGCGCTTTTTGGATAATGAAATATCTCAAGCCAGTCCGGCTTATTACCGGCAGCTCTTAAGCTATAACCGGCTGCTCAGCCAACGCAACAATCTGTTAAAAAAAATCAGAGAAGGTAAAGCCGGCAGCGATTTATTAGTACCATGGGATGAGCAAATAGCAGTTGCATCTGCCAATATTGTCAAGAAACGTAAGGATTCGGTAAAAAAATTAACCATGTTAGCCAACCTCCATCACCGGAAAATAACCGGTAGCCGTGAAAATTTAACAGTTGCTTATTATCTTAACGGCGCCAACCAGGATAAGATAGAGGACTTAAGTGGCTGGTACTATGAACAACTCAATCGTCTGCAGCAACAGGATATTATGAGTGGCAGTACCAATATCGGACCACACCGGGATGATCTTATTTTTTCAGTTAACGGTAAAAATCTGCGTAATTTTGGCTCACAGGGCCAGCAACGTACCGGCGTATTGGCACTTAAACTGGCAGAGCTTGAATTTATAAAGTCCGAGACGGGAGAATATCCCATTTTGCTTTTAGATGATGTTATGAGTGAACTTGACGCCGGACGCCGTTCTGAGTTACTCTTATTTATTAGGGAGCGTGTTCAGACATTTATTACTGCTGCTGATGAACAATACTTTTCTGAAGTAAAGCTAGGCAAATTTTATCGGATAATGAATGGTACAGTAACGGAGTGA